From Ammoniphilus oxalaticus:
CGGGTAACTTGGAAAAACTAAAAGTTGCGATTCACTATGGAGCGGATGCTGTTTATATCGGTGGTCAACAGTTTAGCTTGCGAGCGAACGCGGATAACTTTAGTTTTGAGGAAATGAGAGAAGGGGCCGAGTATGTTCATGCCCATAACGCAAAAATCTATGTGGCGGCAAACATCATTGCCCACAATGAGGATATGAAAGAGGTGGAAGCTTACTTCGCCAAACTATATGAGGTTGGAATCGACGCTGTGATTGTCGCCGATCCCGCTCTAATTGAAAGTTGCAAACGAGGCGCTCCTCATTTGGAAATTCATCTGAGTACGCAGGCTTCTACGACCAACTGGCAATCAGTAAAGTTTTGGAAAGAAGAAGGTATTGCCAGAGTCGTGCTTGCCCGTGAAGTTTCATTTGAGGAAATTCGGGAAATTAAAAAGAATGTAGATGTGGAAATCGAACAATTTATTCATGGCGCGATGTGCCCGGCCTACTCTGGTCGCTGCGTGCTTTCTAATCATATGACAGCCCGTGATTCAAATCGCGGCGGTTGTTGCCATTCTTGTAGGTGGAGCTATGACATGTTCGAAGATCCGTTGCAGCAAGCGACCGAAGAGGAGTTTCCTTTATTTACAGAAGGGGAAGCGCCGTTTAGCTTTAGTTCCAAAGACTTGTCAATGATCGAGCACATACCCGAGATCGTTGAATCAGGCATCGATTCTCTAAAAATTGAGGGAAGAATGAAAAGTATTCATTATGTGGCAACGGTGGTCAACGCGTATCGCCAAGCGATTGATGCTTACTGCGCCGATCCAGATGGTTATCAGCTGAAGAAAGAATGGCTGGAGGAGGTTCATAAAGCGACCCATCGTTCTACGACAACAGGTTTCTTTTTCGATACGCCGAGCGCAGTAGATCATTTATACCAAGAAGCTGAAGTGTTGGCCGAATCTGAATT
This genomic window contains:
- a CDS encoding peptidase U32 family protein, giving the protein MSKTMEQAQPIKRGPILQKPEVLAPAGNLEKLKVAIHYGADAVYIGGQQFSLRANADNFSFEEMREGAEYVHAHNAKIYVAANIIAHNEDMKEVEAYFAKLYEVGIDAVIVADPALIESCKRGAPHLEIHLSTQASTTNWQSVKFWKEEGIARVVLAREVSFEEIREIKKNVDVEIEQFIHGAMCPAYSGRCVLSNHMTARDSNRGGCCHSCRWSYDMFEDPLQQATEEEFPLFTEGEAPFSFSSKDLSMIEHIPEIVESGIDSLKIEGRMKSIHYVATVVNAYRQAIDAYCADPDGYQLKKEWLEEVHKATHRSTTTGFFFDTPSAVDHLYQEAEVLAESEFAGIVLDYDAEHSIASIEQRNHFAVGQTVEFFGPNGLFFRQTAQQMWDEKGNKIDRAPHPLMVVNLKVDHPVSPLDIMRKLEDKS